A part of Tachysurus vachellii isolate PV-2020 chromosome 4, HZAU_Pvac_v1, whole genome shotgun sequence genomic DNA contains:
- the baz2ba gene encoding bromodomain adjacent to zinc finger domain protein 2B isoform X15, with the protein MESGERLASPSSTPVSVHTSSSSSSSSVSPASNAKSSLNHGATASLAACGPLFGVTGSEPPFSVTSVTSVPSAFPVMAHPAFGLLSPATARPEFGGLGALGVTAALAAHPQLGAFTEWWRAAEAHGRSTAAFFPPFLGLPPLFAPPLQNHEAMPFTSKTLSKSSQGPKGVNGALNGSVVSPSTTKGSASVSSSPALNTSVEKPRARKATHHSNSTGELQEKPSQKTKEKKPHKKQTEGSGMSDSESGSSLDSDIEGVSSSDLDDLGEEDDDDDDDEQSKDSEESDSEKEPQKKKKTKVAASSLRPSKKEHSRAAEWDLQAGNGPADSCPKTSTQHVSKSRDRFAQPTSVIQSIGLAVNAKPLALIGQSQHDSSPQHLGSSSPRPLPIASHQPLPLSLCSSPKPLSVPSPPKPLPLSSSPKPPPLSPSPRAWGSAHKSHDSLSSRKLLESSLSHIANYRLKPSLLVHDPEFPLQLKKHQDLYKAAKSSRVVSSTSSSSSSSSILPHKSTSGRTKPPAAQTVASSPSLMLTQTLLGLVPTNGAIQSSTQDTPLALTTKPRSDLPVNLSTGGRKDMSVPAPLPTPLPALVPASALPARPRTSRKNKTPRALEAAKNVSQKHLVKSLADLFHHGAEEQETPGKKDSDESGEDDDEDEDDDMDDEEEDEEDEDDSLSESDSNSDSELNGSERKNMDTTETETDGERTPMKLGKNLPLLTSAAVNYNLPDCSPLNLQVIKPSGVATPTIVSGSGALTYHSSPSSSYSVGTSPGSGKRKRVMNEDDLKTPLEMGWRRETRIKSSGGRLQGDVAYYAPCGKRLRQYPDVVKYLSRYGITDITRDNFSFSAKIRVGDFYEAREGPQGLQWCPLSEDEVIPRIRAMEGRRGRPPNAERQHGAGNSEGSGSRRRKGRPPNVGHTEFPSPSEAKLLRKLEAQEIARQAAQMKLMRKLEKQALARAAKEARKQQAIMAAEERRKQKEQIKILKQQEKIKRIQQIRMEKELRAQQILEAKRKKREEAANAKILEAEKRLKEREMRRQQAVILKHQERERRRQHVMLMKAVEARKKAEERERLKQEKRDEKRLNKERKLELRRLELEMLREMKKPNEDMCLTDHKPLPEYSHIAGLVLPGQVFADCLMVVQFLRSFGKVLGIEQSEVPTLGVLQEGLLNLGNSMGQVQDLLVRLLSSAVCDPGLPPGHRAKSILGDHLTNVGLNRDNVSEVLQQFMEAHCAQTEMADMTLSLKTKAFQAHTPSQKASVLAFLVNELACSKSVVSEIDKSLDQMNVLRKDECIVEGKLKKMKNIHAKRTGKREVVGGDEPQSTGTPSAGHKRKRKAADSDDDDDEDDDSDEAADEEDEDDEEEVKKAKKVETCDEDEGDQATSVEELEKQIDKLTKQQNLIRRKLFESSHALRSMSYGQDRYRRRYWVLPQCGGVFIEGVESGEGPEELEKERERLRNFEPVRIKEEPQEEEEEEEEEAQAEEAQEQLEVQTEAQVKQEEEQRAAKEVKQEEEKPCSSPNKLQEKDEQPLDSCPLMEPPNPPGDLTSLCCTPDSSMVIVTAATTSASSPTHSTSKPTVLCSTPVDSVPLVAQFGATVPQFSVPLSLQHHHLLANDQLLRVLTERSGHWFSLLPRSPCDDSSLVQSTTPLRSSAQTNNTQPRSPPAPSGSPHQHLQPPSASSSPLDAAHDGLGNLTVSPLQVKPGGALLPLPMCGWSGGMISPNLPMCSSPMPVCPLTEGNASPLLAPSVSTSKSGSPAPPGEKLPSAPSPAIDLPRNHDQPQPQPIPENMLMGWWKMMDMEELQAVMKTLHSRGIRERALHKQVQKSMELISQTFNKNKEVAVMEVSELDEGQVSVETLQDWCVEEQAMETDIALLQQVEELERRVSSASLQVKGWMHPEPQSEREDLLYYEHKPLPKVCPGAESQEERSSEKGLRRQPSNPLDIAVMRLAELERHIERRGEEEIAPGMKLWRKALSEVRNSSQLAMCLQQLQKSIAWERSIMKVYCQICRKGDNEDLLLLCDGCDKGCHTYCHKPKINAIPEGDWYCPACISKASNQTPKNKKPQSRVQSGGGGKKSSETAKKNKKQQEACEEDEAGGGSSTSTSSPKKTSVASSQAKKSSPAPPSAKLESPSCVKRAKTARDNNRDLGLCRILLAELERHQDAWPFLTPVNLKSVPGYRKVIKKPMDFSTIREKLVSSQYQNLETFIIDVNLVFDNCEKFNEDNSDIGRAGHNMRKFFEKRWTELLKQTN; encoded by the exons ATGGAGTCTGGAGAGCGACTGGCTTCGCCTTCCTCCACCCCGGTCTCCGTACACACCagctcatcttcatcctcatcctccgtGTCCCCAGCCTCCAACGCCAAGAGCAGCCTGAACCACGGAGCCACAGCCTCACTCGCCGCCTGCg GTCCTCTGTTCGGGGTGACAGGAAGCGAGCCGCCCTTCAGCGTGACCTCTGTGACCTCGGTGCCCAGTGCCTTCCCTGTGATGGCGCACCCTGCCTTCGGCCTGCTCTCCCCCGCCACGGCTCGCCCCGAGTTCGGCGGTCTCGGAGCACTAGGGGTCACGGCAGCCCTCGCGGCACACCCCCAACTAGGGGCTTTCACAG AGTGGTGGCGAGCAGCCGAAGCCCACGGGCGGAGTACAGCGGCCTTCTTCCCTCCTTTCCTAGGCCTGCCCCCGCTGTTTGCCCCTCCCCTTCAGAACCACGAGGCCATGCCCTTCACGTCCAAAACCCTGAGCAAAAGCAGCCAGGGTCCGAAAG GTGTTAATGGAGCCCTGAACGGCAGCGTGGTCTCTCCGTCCACGACCAAAGGCAGCGCGTCCGTGTCGTCCTCGCCTGCTCTCAACACCTCGGTGGAAAAACCTCGCGCTCGCAAGGCCACTCATCACAGCAACAGCACAGGAGAGCTCCAAGAGAAACCCTCgcagaaaacaaaagagaag aaaccacataagaaacagacagagggcTCCGGCATGAGCGACAGCGAATCAGGATCGTCGCTGGACAGCGACATCGAGGGGGTCAGCAGCAGCGACCTGGACGACCTCGGCGAGGaggacgacgacgacgacgacgacgagcAGAGCAAAGACAGCGAAGAATCCGACTCCGAGAAAGAaccacagaagaaaaagaaaacgaaG GTCGCGGCCTCGAGCCTGCGGCCGAGCAAGAAGGAACATTCCAGAGCTGCCGAGTGGGACCTTCAGGCCGGCAACGGCCCGGCGGATTCCTGCCCCAAGACCTCAACACAACACGTTTCCAAATCCAGAGACAGATTCGCACAACCGACCAGCGTCATCCAGTCCATTGGCCTCGCCGTTAACGCCAAGCCGCTGGCTCTGATTGGCCAATCGCAGCACGACTCTTCTCCTCAGCACCTCGGTTCCTCCTCACCCCGACCCCTCCCCATCGCTTCTCATCAGCCACTCCCACTTTCTCTTTGCTCCTCCCCTAaacctctctctgtcccttctCCTCCCAAACCCCTCCCTCTGTCGTCCTCCCCTAAACCACCTCCTCTGAGCCCCTCCCCCAGAGCATGGGGCTCCGCCCACAAGTCTCATGACTCTCTGAGCAGCAGGAAGCTGTTGGAGAGCTCGCTGTCCCACATCGCCAACTACAGACTGAAACCG tctTTACTTGTACACGACCCGGAGTTCCCACTTCAGCTCAAGAAGCATCAGGACCTTTACAAGGCCGCGAAGAGTTCCAGGGTAGTGTCTtccacctcttcttcctcctcctcttcttccatCCTCCCTCACAAATCCACGTCGGGTCGTACCAAGCCTCCGGCCGCTCAAACCGTGGCCTCGTCTCCGAGCCTCATGCTCACTCAGACTCTCCTGGGCCTGGTCCCCACCAACGGCGCCATCCAGAGCTCCACGCAGGACACCCCGCTAGCGCTCACCACCAAGCCTCGTTCCGACCTGCCCGTCAACCTCAGCACCGGCGGCAGGAAGGACATGTCTGTGCCCGCTCCTTTACCCACCCCGCTGCCCGCTCTAGTACCCGCGTCCGCCCTGCCAGCTCGACCTCGCACCTCTCGCAAAAACAAGACGCCCAGAGCCCTCGAGGCCGCCAAGAACGTTTCCCAGAAGCACTTGGTGAAGTCCCTCGCGGATCTCTTTCACCACGGAGCGGAAGAGCAGGAGACTCCGGGCAAGAAGGACTCGGACGAGTCGGGCGAGGATGACGATGAAGACGAGGACGATGACATGGACGAcgaagaggaggatgaggaggatgaggatgacaGTCTTTCAG AATCCGACAGTAACTCGGACAGCGAGCTGAACGGCTCGGAAAGGAAGAACATGGACACGACCGAGACCGAGACGGACGGCGAGAGGACGCCGATGAAGCTCGGCAAAAACCTGCCACTGCTCACCTCAGCTGCCGTCAACTACAACCTGCCGGACTGCTCGCCGCTCAACCTCCAAGTCATCAAGCCCTCCGGCGTGGCCACGCCCACCATCGTGAGCGGCTCCGGCGCCTTGACCTATCACAGCTCGCCTTCCTCGTCATATTCCGTCGGCACGTCTCCAG GATCTGGAAAGAGGAAGCGTGTGATGAACGAGGATGATCTAAAGACTCCTTTAGAAATGGG CTGGCGGAGAGAGACCAGGATCAAATCGTCCGGAGGTCGTCTCCAAGGAGACGTGGCGTATTACGCGCCCTGCGGCAAGCGCCTGCGGCAGTACCCCGACGTGGTGAAG TATCTATCCAGATACGGAATAACTGACATCACACGCGATAATTTTAGCTTCAGTGCAAAAATAAGGGTTGGTGACTTCTATGAAGCCAGAGAAGGACCCCAG GGATTGCAGTGGTGTCCACTGAGCGAGGACGAGGTCATACCACGGATCAGAGCCATGGAGGGCCGTAGGGGTCGGCCGCCGAACGCCGAGCGCCAACACGGCGCCGGCAACAGCGAGGGCTCCGGATCACGCCGCAGGAAGGGCCGTCCCCCCAACGTGGGCCACACCGAGTTCCCCAGCCCCTCTGAGGCCAAGCTGCTTCGCAAACTGGAGGCTCAGG AAATCGCCCGTCAGGCTGCGCAGATGAAGCTGATGAGGAAGCTGGAGAAGCAGGCGCTCGCACGGGCGGCTAAAGAAGCTCGCAAACAGCAAG ccATCATGGCTgcagaggagagaaggaaaCAGAAGGAGCAAATCAAGATCCTCAAGCAGCAG GAAAAGATAAAGCGCATTCAGCAAATCCGGATGGAGAAGGAGCTCCGTGCACAGCAGATTCTCGAG GCGAAGCGGAAAAAGCGGGAGGAGGCTGCCAATGCCAAAATATTGGAGGCGGAAAAGCGTCTAAAG gagagagagatgagacgGCAGCAGGCTGTTATACTGAAGCACCAG gagagggagaggaggaggcaGCACGTAATGCTGATGAAGGCTGTGGAAGCTCGCAAAAAAGCTGAG gAGCGCGAACGCCTCAAGCAGGAGAAGCGCGACGAGAAGCGGCTCAACAAAGAACGCAAGCTGGAGCTGCGCCGCCTCGAACTGGAAATGCTGCGAGAGATGAAGAAGCCCAACGAGGACATGTGCTTAACTGACCACAAG cctctacCAGAGTATTCCCATATTGCTGGTCTGGTGCTGCCGGGGCAGGTGTTTGCAGACTGCCTGATGGTGGTGCAATTCCTGCGCAGCTTTGGGAAGGTTTTGGGTATAGAGCAGAGTGAGGTTCCTACACTGGGTGTGCTGCAGGAGGGTCTTCTCAACCTGGGCAACAGCATGGGGCAGGTGCAGGACCTGCTGGTGCGCCTGCTCTCCTCGGCTGTGTGTGACCCGGGACTGCCCCCAGGGCACAGG GCCAAGTCCATCCTGGGTGATCACCTGACCAACGTGGGTCTGAACCGGGACAACGTGTCGGAGGTTCTGCAGCAGTTCATGGAGGCTCACTGCGCTCAGACGGAGATGGCCGACATGACCCTGAGCCTGAAGACCAAGGCCTTCCAAGCTCACACGCCATCGCAGAAAGCCTCGGTGCTCGCCTTCCTGGTCAATGAGCTGGCCTGCAGCAAGAGTGTGGTCag TGAGATTGACAAGAGTCTGGACCAAATGAACGTGCTGAGGAAAGACGAGTGTATTGTGGAGGGAAAGCTGAAAAA GATGAAGAACATTCACGCGAAGCGCACGGGGAAGCGAGAAGTCGTCGGGGGAGACGAGCCTCAGTCGACGGGGACGCCGAGCGCCGGACACAAGCGAAAGAGAAAGGCGGCCGACagcgacgacgacgacgacgaagACGACGACAGCGACGAGGCCGCAGACGAAGAGGACGAGGACGACgaagaagaggtgaagaaggcgAAGAAGGTAGAGACGTGCGACGAG GATGAAGGAGATCAAGCCACGAGCGTAGAAGAGCTGGAGAAACAGATTGACAAATTAACAAag CAGCAGAATCTGATCAGACGGAAGCTGTTCGAATCGTCTCACGCTTTGCGCTCCATGAGTTACGGACAGGATCGCTACCGCCGTCGCTATTGGGTTCTCCCACAGTGCGGAGGAGTCTTCATCGAGGGAGTGGAGAGTGgagaag GTCCCGAGGAGCTCGAGAAGGAGCGAGAGCGGCTTCGCAACTTCGAGCCGGTGAGGATCAAGGAGGAGCcgcaggaagaggaggaggaggaggaagaggaggcacAGGCCGAGGAGGCGCAGGAGCAGCTAGAAGTGCAGACGGAGGCTCAGGTGAAGCAGGAGGAAGAGCAGCGTGCAGCAAAGGAGGTGAAACAGGAAGAGGAGAAGCCCTGCTCGTCGCCAAACAAGCTCCAGGAGAAGGACGAGCAACCGTTAGACTCCTGTCCTCTTATGGAGCCTCCAAACCCACCCGGTGACCTCACGTCCCTTTGCTGTACCCCTGACAGCAGCATGGTGATCGTCACCGCGGCAACCACATCAGCATCATCTCCAACTCATTCTACCTCCAAGCCTACTGTACTGTGCAGCACTCCTGTGGACTCCGTACCTCTCGTGGCTCAGTTTGGTGCGACTGTTCCACAATTTAGTGTTCCTCTGTCTCTGCAGCATCATCACCTCCTGGCTAACGATCAGCTCCTGCGCGTTTTAACAGAGCGCAGCGGCCATTGGTTCAGCCTCCTGCCTCGTTCCCCCTGCGACGACTCTTCCCTCGTCCAGTCCACCACACCGCTGCGCTCCTCAGCTCAGACTAACAACACCCAGCCCAGGAGCCCTCCTGCTCCATCCGGCTCCCCTCACCAGCACCTCCAACCTCCTTCTGCCTCCAGCAGCCCTCTGGACGCTGCTCACGACGGCCTGGGAAACCTCACCGTCTCGCCTCTGCAG GTAAAACCCGGTGGTGCCCTGCTGCCTTTGCCCATGTGTGGATGGTCAGGTGGTATGATCAGTCCAAACCTGCCAATGTGCAGCAGCCCTATGCCCGTTTGCCCGCTCACTGAGGGCAATGCCAGTCCTCTGCTGGCCCCCAGCGTCTCCACCAGCAAAAGCGGCTCTCCTGCGCCCCCTGGGGAAAAACTGCCCTCTGCACCATCACCTGCTATAGATCTGCCACGAAACCATGACCAGCCACAGCCACAGCCCATTCCAgaaa acaTGCTGATGGGCTGGTGGAAGATGATGGACATGGAGGAACTGCAGGCCGTGATGAAGACTCTTCACAGCAGAGGCATCAGAGAGCGAGCGCTGCACAAACAGGTCCAGAAATCCATGGAGCTCATCTCACAGACCTTCAACAAGAACAAGGAGG TAGCTGTAATGGAGGTGTCGGAGCTGGACGAGGGCCAGGTTTCCGTGGAGACGCTACAGGACTGGTGCGTGGAGGAGCAGGCGATGGAGACGGACATCGCCTTACTACAGCAGGTAGAGGAGCTCGAACGCAGGGTCTCTTCTGCCAGCCTGCAggtcaag GGCTGGATGCACCCAGAGCCCCAGTCGGAGAGAGAGGACCTTCTGTATTACGAGCACAAGCCCCTGCCCAAGGTCTGCCCTGGGGCGGAGTCACAGGAGGAGCGGAGCTCGGAGAAAGGCCTGAGACGGCAGCCCAGCAACCCGCTGGACATCGCCGTGATGCGCCTGGCCGAGCTGGAGCGCCACATCGAGAGAAG GGGTGAGGAGGAGATCGCTCCAGGGATGAAGTTGTGGAGGAAGGCACTGAGCGAGGTGAGGAACTCGTCACAGCTGGCCATGTGCCTGCAACAGCTGCAGAAGTCCATCGCCTGGGAGAGATCCATCATGAaagtg tactgcCAGATCTGCCGTAAGGGGGATAATGAGGACTTACTGCTGCTGTGCGATGGCTGTGATAAAGGATGTCACACCTACTGCCACAAGCCCAAGATCAACGCCATCCCTGAGGGAGACTGGTACTGCCCTGCTTGCATCTCCAAG GCGAGCAACCAGACCCCTAAGAACAAGAAACCTCAGAGTCGCGTGCAGTCCGGTGGAGGGGGCAAGAAATCGTCAGAGACGgccaagaagaacaagaagcaGCAGGAGGCGTGCGAGGAAGACGAGGCGGGTGGAGGcagcagcaccagcaccagcagccCAAAGAAAACATCCGTGGCTTCCAGCCAAGCGAAAAAAAGCTCACCCGCTCCTCCATCTGCCAAACTGGAGAGTCCGTCCTGCGTGAAGCGAGCCAAAACGGCCAGAGACAACAACCGTGACCTGGGGCTCTGCAG GATTCTCTTGGCTGAACTGGAGCGGCATCAGGACGCCTGGCCCTTCCTCACACCAGTCAACCTCAAATCGGTCCCCGGGTACCGGAAAGTCATCAAAAAGCCCATGGACTTCTCCACCATTCGCGAGAAGCTTGTCAGCAGCCA gtaccAGAACCTCGAGACGTTCATCATCGACGTCAACCTGGTGTTTGACAACTGCGAGAAGTTCAACGAGGACAACTCGGACATCGGCCGCGCCGGACACAACATGAGGAAGTTCTTTGAGAAGAGGTGGACCGAGCTGTTGAAGCAGACTAACTGA